One Paraburkholderia dioscoreae DNA segment encodes these proteins:
- a CDS encoding helix-turn-helix transcriptional regulator, which produces MSDALRILHGEFGRVALVLIDKPMAVHAHRVCHIIFKVGGGAIEFGIRERQHRLDARTVLLVNAWEPHFYEQKPLSPPATLLALYLEPDWLRKVDRRFSLSAHPRFFSSPGCEAEGRIARIRDELLDMLAVRESPWGRIVEETIVALIAEITAKAQPSPHLSACELIGGVAFDARIRHCIELMQYTSGITVDFDEIARSANLSRPHFFHLFRKQTGVTPATFATMLRMEASIARVSSPDAPLMEIGWQMGFDSPGNFTRFFVAQQGLHLASTVGKWSWSLRFSGKA; this is translated from the coding sequence ATGTCAGACGCTCTAAGAATTCTTCACGGAGAGTTTGGTCGCGTCGCACTGGTACTTATCGACAAGCCCATGGCGGTCCATGCTCATCGTGTGTGCCACATCATATTCAAGGTCGGCGGGGGAGCAATCGAATTTGGCATCAGGGAGCGGCAGCATCGCCTTGACGCCAGAACCGTACTCCTCGTAAATGCTTGGGAGCCGCACTTCTATGAGCAGAAACCCCTTTCGCCGCCGGCCACGCTTCTGGCGCTCTACCTGGAGCCGGATTGGCTTCGTAAAGTTGACCGTCGTTTCTCGCTGAGTGCACATCCGCGGTTTTTCAGCAGCCCCGGTTGCGAAGCGGAAGGCAGAATTGCAAGAATTCGTGACGAGCTGCTAGATATGCTTGCTGTGAGGGAATCACCTTGGGGGAGAATCGTGGAGGAGACAATCGTCGCGCTGATTGCTGAAATCACTGCGAAGGCTCAACCTTCACCCCACCTTTCGGCATGCGAGTTGATAGGAGGGGTGGCATTCGACGCACGCATCCGGCATTGCATCGAGCTCATGCAGTACACGAGTGGGATTACCGTTGATTTCGATGAGATTGCGCGTTCAGCGAACCTGTCCCGACCTCACTTTTTTCATCTTTTTCGCAAACAGACTGGCGTGACGCCGGCAACATTTGCGACGATGCTGCGCATGGAAGCCTCGATTGCCCGTGTCTCTTCGCCCGACGCCCCTTTGATGGAAATCGGCTGGCAGATGGGGTTCGACTCGCCAGGCAACTTCACGCGTTTCTTTGTGGCCCAACAGGGGTTACACCTAGCCAGTACCGTCGGAAAGTGGAGTTGGTCACTCCGATTCTCCGGTAAGGCATGA
- a CDS encoding cupin domain-containing protein yields the protein MAGVGSEKVFENDKVIVWNFTLEPGECTPLHTHERDYVWYAIAGAPLQIYDEEGKDLGVFDVPTGGIFSLKLEHGYLEVLSEIGKGARVPATHKALNAGPTPYREVLIEYK from the coding sequence ATGGCCGGAGTGGGTAGCGAAAAGGTTTTTGAGAACGACAAGGTAATCGTGTGGAACTTCACCCTCGAACCCGGGGAGTGCACGCCCCTTCACACGCACGAGCGCGACTACGTGTGGTATGCGATTGCCGGTGCGCCGCTCCAAATCTACGACGAAGAAGGTAAGGACCTCGGGGTCTTCGACGTCCCCACCGGAGGAATCTTCTCGCTAAAGTTGGAGCACGGCTACCTGGAGGTGCTCTCGGAGATTGGCAAGGGCGCGCGCGTACCCGCGACGCACAAGGCTCTGAATGCCGGGCCCACCCCTTACCGCGAAGTCCTCATCGAATACAAATAG